In Marinitoga hydrogenitolerans DSM 16785, a single window of DNA contains:
- a CDS encoding succinate--CoA ligase subunit alpha yields the protein MINGRERICVQGITGKYGRLHTEKMLNYGTNIVCGVSKNNIIKKLHRVEVLSNMYDAVNKFRVDTSVVFVPAPYAKNAVFEAINAGVKKIIIITEHIPQQDMLDIYKISKDNDVRIIGPNCPGVIFPGISKIGIMPERAFKPGDIAVISKSGTLMYEISNYLSKYSTGIKIGIGLGGDPIIGTSVAEAMEYIMNENIKKVVVIGEIGGNDEVNGIEYALKKGYNGDIKVFFAGRTAPKGKRMGHAGAILDGYEGSIEYKEKKLKKLGVKVIKNIPELI from the coding sequence ATGATTAATGGAAGAGAAAGAATATGTGTCCAGGGAATAACAGGAAAATATGGGAGATTACATACAGAAAAAATGTTAAATTATGGAACTAATATTGTTTGTGGTGTTTCGAAAAATAATATAATAAAAAAATTACATAGAGTAGAAGTTTTAAGTAATATGTATGATGCAGTGAATAAATTTCGTGTAGATACTTCAGTAGTATTTGTTCCCGCTCCTTATGCAAAAAATGCAGTTTTTGAAGCGATAAATGCTGGGGTGAAAAAAATTATTATTATAACAGAACATATACCACAACAGGATATGCTTGATATATACAAAATATCAAAAGATAATGATGTTAGAATAATTGGACCAAATTGCCCTGGTGTAATATTTCCTGGAATATCAAAAATTGGAATTATGCCAGAAAGAGCATTTAAACCGGGAGATATTGCAGTGATATCAAAAAGCGGAACTTTAATGTATGAAATTTCAAATTACCTTTCTAAATATTCAACAGGTATTAAAATTGGAATAGGTTTAGGTGGTGATCCAATAATAGGTACATCAGTAGCTGAGGCAATGGAATATATAATGAATGAAAATATTAAAAAGGTTGTAGTAATCGGTGAAATTGGCGGAAATGATGAAGTGAATGGTATTGAATATGCATTAAAAAAAGGTTATAATGGTGATATAAAAGTATTTTTTGCAGGCAGAACAGCACCAAAAGGAAAAAGAATGGGACACGCTGGTGCTATTTTGGATGGTTATGAAGGGAGCATTGAATATAAAGAAAAAAAATTAAAAAAATTAGGGGTAAAAGTAATTAAAAATATACCAGAATTAATATGA
- a CDS encoding ATP-grasp domain-containing protein encodes MKVQEFLGKKFLKEYGIRIPVSYLVKEEKDIEIKFLPAVLKSQVLVGGRMKSGGVLFAKDENEFISKANVLLKKEIKGEKPYGVLIEEMIPFEKEYYISLVLDREKKDIIILYSENGGIDIEENKNSIIKATFENYEKFLPEKIQKIIPNLRKLFREKDLTLLEINPLVEDNEGVIYALDSVMHLDDNAIFRQEWAKEFLEEKYPFHFVKLNGDIGIIGCGAGIVMATMDAVKLSGGEPANFLDLGGGAEKEITIQALNLLKDYGIKRIILNIFGGITKCDEIANGLVEFKKQNPEISLFIRLTGTNEENAKKILKENELSYYEDMYSMILDAVRMVKIHD; translated from the coding sequence ATGAAAGTTCAAGAGTTTTTAGGGAAAAAATTTTTAAAAGAGTATGGTATTAGAATTCCAGTGTCATACCTAGTAAAGGAAGAAAAGGATATTGAAATTAAATTTCTTCCTGCAGTATTAAAATCGCAAGTATTAGTTGGAGGTCGTATGAAATCAGGTGGTGTATTATTTGCCAAAGATGAAAATGAATTTATATCTAAAGCAAATGTCCTGTTAAAAAAGGAAATTAAAGGTGAGAAACCATATGGTGTCCTAATCGAAGAAATGATACCTTTTGAAAAAGAATATTATATTTCTCTTGTTCTAGATAGAGAAAAAAAAGATATTATTATATTATATTCTGAAAATGGAGGAATTGATATAGAAGAAAATAAAAATAGTATAATAAAAGCAACATTTGAAAATTACGAAAAATTTTTACCAGAAAAAATACAAAAAATTATTCCAAATCTAAGAAAATTATTTAGAGAAAAGGATTTAACTTTATTAGAAATCAATCCATTGGTTGAAGATAATGAAGGGGTAATATATGCACTTGATAGTGTAATGCATTTAGATGATAATGCGATATTTAGACAAGAATGGGCAAAGGAATTTTTAGAAGAAAAATATCCTTTTCATTTTGTTAAATTAAATGGCGATATAGGAATAATTGGTTGTGGTGCAGGTATAGTTATGGCTACAATGGATGCTGTAAAATTATCTGGCGGAGAACCTGCAAATTTTCTTGATCTTGGGGGAGGAGCAGAAAAAGAGATTACAATACAGGCTCTAAATTTATTAAAGGATTATGGAATAAAAAGAATTATATTAAATATATTTGGCGGAATAACAAAGTGCGATGAAATAGCAAATGGTTTAGTAGAATTTAAAAAACAAAATCCAGAAATTAGTTTGTTTATACGATTAACTGGAACAAATGAGGAAAATGCAAAAAAAATACTGAAAGAAAATGAATTAAGCTATTATGAAGACATGTATTCTATGATTTTAGATGCAGTAAGGATGGTGAAAATTCATGATTAA